One Phyllopteryx taeniolatus isolate TA_2022b chromosome 12, UOR_Ptae_1.2, whole genome shotgun sequence genomic window, AAAATGACATGAACACATTTTGAACTGAAcacctctgacagtgtcaatcaaaacacatCATTATTATCGTCATAAAATCCGAATGCGTAATGTAGTTCTTGTATTTGGCTTGTGCagttgtacctaatattgtggccttTTTAGTCTTGATCAAAACACTGTCTGGGCAATCTCTTCCAGCTTTCATCATGAACCGAGGCTGGCCAGAATTTCATAGTATGAATAATTTAAAGGCTTTCTGCTGCCTGGGTGAAGTGTACGTACGTTCGCTAAAAATGAAGAAGAACATCCATCGGCTAGCGGGTGAGCTggacctatcccagctgacaattagcgagaggcggggtaacaccctggactagtcaatacaactttttaaattgtatttagaaTATATAAAAcgctattttgtattttggttACAAATAAAGCGCTTCCTTTTGAAGTCTGTGTCGTCAAAGCAGGAGAGTTTGAAGACTGCCGTGAGGTACACGTTCAGAACAATCTCAAATTGTTTAACAGGCACAAGTGCCTCCCCCTCTCTGAATATGTCCTGTCATCAGGCGGCTCCAGTAGTCCGAATAAACAATCCACACAGCCAGTCATTGGACCTTCTTGTTTTCGGGGAGTCCATTGCGCTCGTGCACGGCCGTCACCTTGAGGCGCTGCTGGCCGTAGCGGCGGACGAGAGCGCCGGGCAGCAGCGCCGTGCACGCTATGGCGAGAAGCTGGGCGAGACGCTGCCAGGAGAACAAGTGGTCCAGTGACGACACCTCCGCCAGCACGACGCCCGTCTGTACGCAGATAAAGTTGTAGGGCAGCAAACCTGCGAGACGAGTGGACACGCTGCACTCAAACACAGGTACGCTATTTGTCATTTAACTGGCATTCTGGCTGTTAGTTTCCTTTGGGaggattttaaataaataaggaaggaaataataaatatatatatatattaaaaaaggaTCGTTATATAAAAACTACATCACAACTTTTATGttcattaaatattaaaacaaattcaaatgtaataatatgtcataaaatttattttaaaatgaaatgtaattaaattcaaGTCTACAACGGAAATAATAGGGCTACAAATATATAACTACTACAAGTCTTAATACAAGTAAGTTGAAATATTGTGAAgataaaatgtgtaatattataAAGAGAAGTTGCAATTTTATGGggaaaatttgtcattttgggaaaaaaaagttgagaaatTTGTAGTTATGAAAATTAAAGTACTAAGTTGAACTATTGTGACCATCGTACTgtaactatataaaaaaaatgtttttatgagaAAACAAGCACTAActtatgaaaataaatggacatttcacaaaaaaaagtcagtacAGAAAGAGAACTGATTTCAATTTTACAACGACACTTTCAGAGAATTTAAATTTTATGTGAAATAATTCATAGAAAATTTTGAAATTTTACTTGAATAAATGGAAATTGTATGACACAGTTTCAATATTGCAGTGACATTGTAACTTCACGAGAATGTATTTGAAATAAAGAGAATAGTTTAGTTTATATTTTACAAGCaaaagtttacattttcttATAAAAACAGTGATTTTTGGCAAATGTATGAGCCTTAAAttggaattttatgagaaaaagttgACACTTTCCAATTAAGTTGTAATTCTATGAGAACTACCTGCTAATTTTAAAAGTTGAAATTCATACTTACAAGCATAACATTGAGGTGTCTGAAATATTTCTATAGTTataagcaaataaaatacaatagtaCATAGATTTAAAACCTGAGGGCATTAAGACGTTTTAGAAGTAATGTTAACATTCTAATAGTGTAGTTCTGTGTAGTTaataaatattagaaacatcaaACTACAACGAGCTCAATAGTAAAAACTGATGGTGTAGATCGTAGCTCATCTGCGACTCATAAGCGTGACACGATTGTACGTGATGTCGTCTTAGTCGTCCACGAGCAGCTGCCGCGCTTACCGATGAAGACGgagcagaagaagaaggtgaCGGGGATGTTGACGACAGGGGCCGACATGTTGAGGAACCAGTTGGGCGTCATGGGGAAGAACCTCAAGAAGAGAAGGAAGAACAACAGACAGTCCTTGTTGTCCTCCACCTGGGCAGCAAGGACGCAGCAGCGTCAGACGCAATCAGTCAAGAACAGAGACGTAGCAACAGATTCTGGGCCGCCTCCAAAAATTCTTTGCCAAGTGGGGTGCCGACGGAGGCACCATACAGCGCAGTATCTcacatttttgctcgcaagtcaaagcaaaaaaaatgatcTCGTATCTTGACACGCtttctcaaggcaccagtgtatACTGTTTACTGTGTGTGTACTCACCTTCCTCTGGAGCATGGCCACCTTATCAGGGAAGAGGCTGACAATGTAGCGTTTCCCAAAGGCCTGCGACAGGAGGTAGCAGGCGGTGGAGCCCACCGTGGTGAGCACGCAGGCCAGCAGCAGACCCTGGTGCAGGCCAAATATGGCTCCCGCTAAGATGTTCTAACACAAACCAAAAAAGGCTCGGAATTGTCCTCGAGTGTCGGGAAAACACAGCCGATTGTCTTCTGATCTTACCAGGAAAGAGGATCCGGGGATGGCGAAGGACTGCTTGTAGAGGTAAGCGCTGCAGAAGAGCAGCAGCACGTAGGCCGTGTGCTCCGTCTTGTAGAATTGAAGAAGCTCGGACAGCTCTCGCAGTTCCTCCAAGTCGGACGGGAACTTCAacctgatgcaaaaaaaaaaaaagacaaaaaaaaaaagtgtggtcaAAGCGTGTTCTTGCTGTAGAAGACAGGCCAGGGAAGAATGCATACACAATATACCAAATATCATTTTGCTCTAAATTGGGGCAACAGTATCCTGCAGAAAATTCAAGTCCCGCTACGGAGAAATCGCCTGTACAGGCCAATACAGATGTTCATTAAAAATACCCAGTTACTTATTAGTACTaacataattttaattttattttttttccctttaaaataaattttaaaaaaacaaaaagctattCCAGTTTTGGTATAGCTTGATATGACCAAGTGTtagattacaagaaaaaaagtagtaatattgcaataattgtgttttcttttttgagaaaataattaGAAAATTACTTCAATAAAGCTGTACTATGAGAGTAAAGATGTAATATTAGGAGAAAAAGGCATATTAGGCATAGGCATAATATTACTATACTACTATACCAgtactattgctatattattagtatttttttagataaataatcttttaagattaaagttgtaatattgcaacAATAAAGTCGCAGTAAAGTGTTGTTTTtaagaaatgtaattttatgagggaaaaaagtaaatgtaTAAGAGGAAAAGGAATAGAGAATACTCAAGATATTTTTTAATAGTACAAGAAaaaggtaatatttttttcatattaattaagttgtaatgttgcaagaataaagttgcaactTTTTAGGGGAACACCGTAATGATCAAAAAGTCTTAAATTGAGAGAAAATGTGCTTAACAAAAGAGGAAatatattaaacaaacaaatacacattttcagtATATGTactttaggggaaaaaaagcataataaatacatttgtaattataGGATAGTATAGGATGAATATTatgaaaattgacattttatttcaaaaatggaaaaaaatggtcatcttgtttgaataaatgagtatgtatatttttaattagCTCATTTAATTCAATTGGAACGTCacctaaataaaagttgtattttttttgcattttaacaAGTTAATGTAAAATGCTAAACGTTAAACATGAATTATCAGAAAATGCTTTTACAAAAAGATATtccaaaaaaagactttttttcttcttct contains:
- the tmem41aa gene encoding transmembrane protein 41A-A, whose translation is MGNMRSLVGLVTVVVAATVYLYSLSLYLPPGPPRPAPTATGTQHGTGGAEGSSGASAAESTEDTSSRLKFPSDLEELRELSELLQFYKTEHTAYVLLLFCSAYLYKQSFAIPGSSFLNILAGAIFGLHQGLLLACVLTTVGSTACYLLSQAFGKRYIVSLFPDKVAMLQRKVEDNKDCLLFFLLFLRFFPMTPNWFLNMSAPVVNIPVTFFFCSVFIGLLPYNFICVQTGVVLAEVSSLDHLFSWQRLAQLLAIACTALLPGALVRRYGQQRLKVTAVHERNGLPENKKVQ